Proteins from a single region of Styela clava chromosome 1, kaStyClav1.hap1.2, whole genome shotgun sequence:
- the LOC120340220 gene encoding uncharacterized protein LOC120340220 translates to MFGLMGNCMTWAKGESERKCVTLLAVGLDNAGKTTTVHGVKGEANTDVAPTMGFSSVDLRSGKFNIKIFDLGGGAKIRDIWHNYMAEAHGIIFVVDSADVERMEECREIFDNLISDNRLCGKPVLILANKQDKPQAMDELDICNRLNLDEVVNRNESFSKVVLCSALPMSGRKKIRKPKLDRGIKSGFVWLLDVIGKDFNVLQERITKDVEEQKIREGEERRLRIERVTRIREERERLQNENADASGDRPRPEGISYQELPNDSSPTTVVTPRQDVAQNLSSTHATSGLGGFLMDDDSDDDEVVTAVQSARSDVTAVNLPGAVVTSTVFSETANQQNQISSEFDDGNGDNDGNGAMDNPRSLSAASLRDIVRDVPTPVYEVSQESLKDSTTTTPVLKHKSIVEMQGNNDTGSTGSPDLEKITKKKKKKRKKKNKIDPGAEEIISEHSFQSGSIPGRLTPIKNVSELGGNGLGKLPPLRNLPNFDSDVEV, encoded by the coding sequence ATGTTCGGCTTAATGGGGAACTGTATGACATGGGCAAAAGGGGAAAGCGAGAGAAAGTGTGTGACCCTGCTTGCTGTTGGTCTTGATAATGCAGGAAAGACGACAACCGTTCATGGGGTCAAAGGTGAAGCAAACACGGATGTTGCACCAACAATGGGATTTTCCTCCGTGGATTTACGCTCtggaaaatttaatataaaaatttttgaTCTCGGTGGGGGAGCTAAGATACGCGATATATGGCATAATTACATGGCTGAAGCTCATGGAATAATTTTTGTCGTTGATTCAGCGGATGTAGAAAGAATGGAGGAATGTAGGGAAATATTTGATAACCTTATTTCTGATAATCGATTGTGTGGAAAACCGGTTTTAATACTTGCAAATAAGCAAGATAAACCTCAAGCGATGGATGAATTGGATATATGTAATCGACTAAATCTTGATGAAGTCGTTAATCGCAATGAATCTTTTTCCAAAGTTGTGCTCTGCTCTGCGTTACCAATGTCAGGTCGAAAGAAGATTCGGAAACCGAAATTAGATCGTGGAATTAAGTCTGGTTTTGTGTGGCTTTTAGATGTAATAGGGAAAGATTTTAATGTTCTTCAAGAGAGAATTACAAAAGATGTTGAAGAACAAAAGATACGCGAAGGAGAAGAGAGACGTTTGAGAATTGAACGTGTAACACGGATTCGGGAGGAACGTGAAAGACTTCAAAATGAAAACGCTGATGCTTCAGGCGATCGTCCTAGACCAGAAGGAATTTCTTACCAAGAATTGCCAAATGATTCATCACCGACAACTGTGGTTACACCAAGACAAGATGTTGCTCAAAATCTATCTTCTACGCATGCAACATCTGGACTCGGCGGTTTTCTCATGGATGACGACTCGGATGATGATGAAGTCGTAACTGCCGTACAAAGTGCTCGCTCAGACGTGACGGCTGTCAATTTACCTGGAGCTGTTGTAACCAGTACTGTTTTCTCTGAAACAGCAAATCAGCAAAATCAGATTTCTTCTGAATTTGATGATGGAAATGGTGACAATGATGGTAACGGGGCAATGGATAATCCACGGTCACTTAGTGCGGCCAGTTTACGAGATATTGTCAGAGACGTCCCCACTCCAGTTTATGAAGTATCCCAGGAATCGCTAAAGGACAGTACAACTACGACGCCAGTTCTTAAGCATAAATCTATTGTTGAAATGCAAGGAAATAATGATACTGGAAGTACTGGGAGTCCAGatcttgaaaaaataacaaagaaaaagaaaaaaaagcgGAAAAAGAAGAATAAAATTGACCCTGGCGCGGAAGAAATCATATCAGAACACTCTTTCCAATCCGGTTCTATCCCAGGAAGGTTGACCCCTATTAAAAACGTATCAGAATTGGGAGGTAATGGGTTAGGAAAATTGCCTCCTCTGAGAAATCTTCCTAATTTTGATTCTGATGTTGAAGTTTGA
- the LOC120340205 gene encoding DNA-directed DNA/RNA polymerase mu-like, whose translation METSKPIIYFVEKGLYKARLNHLTALAEKSNFLKVNKNYSNQVTHVLAQDCTKLQVLQFLKKVKKLKPDELSWENQKFVNISWFTSCMKEKELVPVLETHLLKDEDENIGVPSKKLKLEEKIPMYACQRSSPLNHKNKIFTDALEVLEEHALYRGDQNADARSLAFRRGSSTLKSLKHKISHINDLKNLPHIDIGGSSKPGHCKRVIIDILANGHSTEVEEVTSNEFYQTMKLFCGIFGVGPQTARKWFYDLKLRTLDDVKNCSSISLNRDQSYGLEYYEDLNSPLPLLDAKRIENHIREVATSIQEGIEVILVGGFRRGKQVGHDIDLLITHPEDGKEKILHKILDKLKDEFVYTDKKAGTTENPYHAAKVTATSQSTTDHFEKCYGIFKVDKTDKAAGENHKRTWTARRVDLIVVPYSQFPFAVLGWTGSKHFEREIRRYSKSEKQIVLTSHGMYTLEGKQNIPASSEKEIFELLGLEYQDPEDRNC comes from the exons ATGGAAACGTCAAAgccaatcatttattttgtggaAAAGGGTTTATacaaagcaagattgaatcatCTCACAGCTCTTGCTGAAAAATCAAACTTCTTGAAAGTCAATAAAAATTACAG TAATCAAGTCACACATGTTCTTGCGCAAGATTGCACCAAACTTCAAGTTTTACAATTTTTAAAGAAAGtaaagaagttgaaaccagatGAGTTGAGCTGGGAAAATCAGAAATTTGTTAATATCTCATGGTTTACATCATGCATGAAAGAAAAGGAACTCGTTCCTGTTTTGGAAACACATCTGTTGAAAGATGAG GATGAAAATATTGGAGTTCCCTCCAAGAAACTCAAATTAGAAGAGAAGATACCAATGTATGCTTGCCAGAGATCATCACCTCTAAATCacaagaataaaatattcacc GATGCGTTGGAGGTTTTAGAAGAACACGCACTGTACCGAGGAGATCAAAATGCTGATGCAAGGTCGTTGGCTTTTCGACGAGGTTCATCTACGTTGAAATCACTCAAGCATAAAATTTCACACATCAACGATTTGAAAAATCTACCTCATATTGATATTGGTGGCAGCTCAAAACCTGGACATTGTAAAAGAGTTATAATT GATATTCTAGCAAATGGCCATTCTACAGAAGTTGAAGAAGTAACGAGCAATGAATTCTATCAAACAATGAAATTATTTTGCGGAATTTTTGGTGTCGGACCTCAAACTGCAAGAAAATGGTTTTACGATTTAAAGTTACGAACACTTGATGATGTCAAAAATTGCTCATCAATATCACTGAATCGAGATCAGAGTTATG GTTTAGAATATTATGAAGATTTAAATTCACCTCTGCCATTATTGGATGCAAAACGAATAGAAAATCACATAAGAGAAGTTGCAACTAGCATACAAGAAG GCATTGAAGTAATTTTAGTTGGAGGTTTTCGACGAGGAAAACAAGTAGGACACGACATTGATTTATTAATCACTCATCCTGAAGAcggaaaagaaaaaattttgcataaaatattggACAAATTAAAG GATGAATTTGTTTACACTGATAAAAAAGCAGGAACAACAGAAAACCCATATCATGCTGCTAAAGTAACTGCTACCTCTCAAAGCACCACAGATCATTTCGAAAAATGTTATGGGATATTTAAAGTTGATAAAACCGATAAAG CTGCAGGTGAAAATCATAAAAGAACTTGGACAGCTCGCAGGGTGGATTTGATAGTTGTACCTTATTCTCAGTTTCCATTTGCTGTGCTTGGATGGACAGGATCAAAG CACTTTGAGAGAGAAATACGAAGATACTCAAAATCAGAAAAGCAAATAGTGTTGACAAGTCATGGAATGTATACACTGGAAGGG aagCAAAACATACCAGCATCGAGTGAAAAGGAGATTTTCGAGTTATTGGGTTTGGAATATCAAGATCCTGAGGATAGAAATTGTTGA